The Pirellulales bacterium genome window below encodes:
- a CDS encoding GntR family transcriptional regulator — MQFSINPTSGMPIYQQLSDQICAGVARGQLRTDQRLPSVRELSQLLVINPNTVARTYTELEREGVLYTRPGMGVFIAPLPRPLSKKSRRERLLGSVDRLLVDAVRFGFTAEEFTEFVEERIKQFQWSPATAAASQ, encoded by the coding sequence TTTCCATCAATCCAACTTCTGGCATGCCGATTTATCAACAGCTCAGCGATCAAATTTGCGCTGGCGTGGCGCGCGGTCAATTACGGACCGACCAGCGATTGCCTTCGGTCCGCGAATTATCGCAATTGCTGGTGATCAATCCCAACACAGTAGCCCGGACTTACACCGAGCTGGAGCGCGAAGGCGTGCTGTACACTCGGCCGGGAATGGGTGTGTTCATCGCCCCGCTTCCTAGGCCGTTGTCGAAAAAATCCCGCCGTGAGCGGCTGCTGGGCAGCGTCGACCGTCTGTTGGTCGATGCCGTTCGATTTGGCTTTACCGCCGAGGAATTCACCGAGTTTGTGGAAGAACGCATCAAACAATTTCAATGGAGTCCGGCAACCGCCGCGGCATCTCAATAG